A part of Pungitius pungitius chromosome 15, fPunPun2.1, whole genome shotgun sequence genomic DNA contains:
- the LOC119209653 gene encoding phospholipid phosphatase 3-like isoform X1, which produces MQRCLINEKTMAAETRNGGSSVNNKDHSRRKLLVGVDLFCLFLAGLPFLVIETSAVQPYRRGFYCDDESIMYPAKHGDTISDGVLSAAGILITILSIVIGESYRIYFLNEGSKSFVGNPYVSALYKQVGVFIFGCAVSQSFTDIAKVSVGRMRPHFLDVCKPDFSTINCSMGYITDYQCQGPDSKVQEARKSFFSGHASFSMYTMLYLVFYLQSRFTWHGARLLRPLTQFTLVMMSFYTGLSRVSDHKHHPTDVLAGFVQGALVAYCIVFFVSDLFKNKGRRSALLPTPVKKDLVPPADIRERSNHLIMA; this is translated from the exons atgcaaCGCTGTCTGATAAATGAGAAAACTATGGCAGCGGAGACCAGGAACGGCGGGAGTTCAGTGAACAATAAAGACCACAGCAGGAGAAAGTTACTGGTCGGAGTGGACCTCTTCTGCTTGTTTTTAG CCGGCCTGCCTTTCTTGGTCATTGAGACCAGCGCTGTTCAGCCTTACCGTAGAGGGTTTTACTGCGATGATGAGTCCATCATGTATCCGGCCAAACATGGAGACACCATTAGCGATGGTGTGCTTAGCGCTGCTGGCATTCTAATCACCATCCTCTCT ATTGTCATCGGGGAGAGCTACAGGATCTACTTTCTGAACGAGGGATCCAAGTCCTTCGTAGGGAACCCCTACGTGTCCGCGCTCTACAAGCAAGTGGGCGTGTTCATCTTCGGCTGCGCGGTCAGCCAGTCCTTCACCGACATCGCCAAGGTGTCGGTGGGCCGCATGCGCCCCCACTTCCTCGACGTGTGCAAGCCGGACTTCTCCACCATCAACTGCTCCATGGGCTACATCACCGACTACCAGTGCCAGGGCCCTGATAGCAAAGTTCAGGAGGCCAG GAAGTCTTTCTTCTCCGGACATGCGTCCTTCTCCATGTACACCATGCTTTACCTGGTG TTTTACCTGCAGTCTCGTTTCACGTGGCATGGAGCTCGCCTGCTGCGCCCTCTGACCCAGTTCACCCTGGTCATGATGTCCTTCTACACGGGCCTGTCCCGCGTCTCCGATCACAAGCACCACCCCACGGATGTCCTGGCGGGTTTTGTGCAGGGAGCCCTGGTGGCCTACTGCATA GTATTCTTCGTGTCTGATTTGTTCAAGAACAAAGGCCGACGTTCTGCCCTTTTGCCGACCCCAGTGAAGAAAGATCTTGTTCCTCCGGCAGACATCAGAGAGCGGAGCAACCATCTCATCATGGCATAG
- the LOC119209653 gene encoding phospholipid phosphatase 3-like isoform X2, which yields MQRCLINEKTMAAETRNGGSSVNNKDHSRRKLLVGVDLFCLFLVLLVAVFMHKFPFRPYQRGFFCNDNSIGLTYKRSTVSTTMLTAVGATVPVVSIVIGESYRIYFLNEGSKSFVGNPYVSALYKQVGVFIFGCAVSQSFTDIAKVSVGRMRPHFLDVCKPDFSTINCSMGYITDYQCQGPDSKVQEARKSFFSGHASFSMYTMLYLVFYLQSRFTWHGARLLRPLTQFTLVMMSFYTGLSRVSDHKHHPTDVLAGFVQGALVAYCIVFFVSDLFKNKGRRSALLPTPVKKDLVPPADIRERSNHLIMA from the exons atgcaaCGCTGTCTGATAAATGAGAAAACTATGGCAGCGGAGACCAGGAACGGCGGGAGTTCAGTGAACAATAAAGACCACAGCAGGAGAAAGTTACTGGTCGGAGTGGACCTCTTCTGCTTGTTTTTAG TGTTGCTTGTTGCCGTGTTTATGCACAAATTTCCCTTCCGGCCTTACCAGAGAGGATTCTTCTGCAATGACAACAGCATCGGGCTGACCTATAAGCGCAGCACGGTTTCCACCACCATGCTCACAGCCGTGGGCGCCACTGTGCCCGTGGTCTCA ATTGTCATCGGGGAGAGCTACAGGATCTACTTTCTGAACGAGGGATCCAAGTCCTTCGTAGGGAACCCCTACGTGTCCGCGCTCTACAAGCAAGTGGGCGTGTTCATCTTCGGCTGCGCGGTCAGCCAGTCCTTCACCGACATCGCCAAGGTGTCGGTGGGCCGCATGCGCCCCCACTTCCTCGACGTGTGCAAGCCGGACTTCTCCACCATCAACTGCTCCATGGGCTACATCACCGACTACCAGTGCCAGGGCCCTGATAGCAAAGTTCAGGAGGCCAG GAAGTCTTTCTTCTCCGGACATGCGTCCTTCTCCATGTACACCATGCTTTACCTGGTG TTTTACCTGCAGTCTCGTTTCACGTGGCATGGAGCTCGCCTGCTGCGCCCTCTGACCCAGTTCACCCTGGTCATGATGTCCTTCTACACGGGCCTGTCCCGCGTCTCCGATCACAAGCACCACCCCACGGATGTCCTGGCGGGTTTTGTGCAGGGAGCCCTGGTGGCCTACTGCATA GTATTCTTCGTGTCTGATTTGTTCAAGAACAAAGGCCGACGTTCTGCCCTTTTGCCGACCCCAGTGAAGAAAGATCTTGTTCCTCCGGCAGACATCAGAGAGCGGAGCAACCATCTCATCATGGCATAG
- the LOC119209549 gene encoding leucine rich adaptor protein 1-like, with product MAEEIVNYSLADLREVENKVGRKTPESLLIWMRDAADCGDGWWSDVADRGDRSSAFTESFSDQIRGLKQDMRLLRSADVKILRQLVTVHEGIEAMRWLMEEQDALTSRGSSLASSLSSLVTVEEHGLSLSPCRESQSPSQDLTEDSPHADDAESNRKRDWLIPESTGEKPLSPYLKFEATHGSGEERRTQQQTQRSFRASQHNVMKEEEEEVAPDGDTALLSYDAQWCWVESQDEVTYL from the exons ATGGCGGAGGAAATCGTCAACTATTCCTTGGCAGATCTGAGAGAAGTGGAAAATAAGGTTGGCAGGAAAACACCGGAAAGTCTTCTGATTTGGATGAGGGATGCTGCGGACTGCGGGGATGGTTGGTGGTCCGACGTGGCCGACAGGGGGGACCGGAGCAGCGCCTTCACTGAGAGCTTCTCTGACCAAATAAGAGGCCTAAAACAAGACATG AGGTTGCTGCGTTCTGCCGATGTGAAGATTCTGCGCCAGCTGGTGACCGTCCACGAGGGCATTGAGGCCATGCGTtggctgatggaggagcaggatgCTTTGACCAGCCGTGGCAGCAGCTTGGCAAGCAGCCTGAGCAGCCTGGTGACTGTGGAGGAGCACGGGCTCTCGTTGTCCCCCTGCAG AGAAAGCCAGAGCCCAAGTCAAGATTTGACTGAAGACTCACCACACGCTGATGATGCTGAATCAAACCGCAAGAGAGACTGGCTGATCCCAGAGTCTACTGGGGAGAAACCTCTCAGTCCTTACTTGAAGTTCGAAGCCACACATGGCAGCGGTG AAGAGAGACGGACGCAGCAACAAACTCAGAGGAGTTTCAGAGCCTCTCAGCATAATGtgatgaaagaggaagaggaagaggtggcgCCCGATGGAGACACGGCCTTGTTGAGCTACGATGCTCAGTGGTGCTGGGTGGAGTCGCAGGATGAAGTAACGTATCTATGA
- the pgap6 gene encoding post-GPI attachment to proteins factor 6 translates to MGYCFLRGVLFAALTAWTFADDGQVTFVSELSSKPAQKLSKYGWYGNVRLQKFHIPEDTAIARWLFSVTKGHTFHCGQHNVTIHIQYGAPPVINPTGTVFPNATLWSPCLSLILPVTSETSTTFNLSDPAPGDWYIGAHLPEDDGRIEQKGFPSCSYFFQPQLSIRRAVDTPVLQQGTFVQQTAGPDRPARLKLYVPEFASSLSVSVADCSSEEGALSGNCSLVLRLGSTSLQRRPVTVNCSGIGCSASLSNPPWDTWLRVVVESSLDNRTVTFSIASNCTVGCKPKSVGLKTDDDISKLRGNSSSTNSTAASNSSVITDSVDESAPVITPPQSACVWSIPVLYEEVDVLSLRFTPASGPNVSVTDAHPTLLAYPLHTQATGGTLNLQLALNTTNVTLGNSSSVVACLSPRAPVLELNHSESCRTALFGGYSVQVNASDPKAVVRLPFPQPTTWYLTLQLSCNSIDCGNTSLVSVVPEVFISACVEDCGTYGECRLLRSYSYLYAACVCKAGWSGWGCTDDSAAQSYSRQLTATLLLTLSNLSFLPAIVVAIKRFYITEATVYLFTMFFSTFYHACDQPGVAVMCIMDYDALQYCDFLGSVCSIWVTILCMARIRDAFKYTLFMLGALLIAMSMQLDRKGLWNLLGPVLCAVLCMVTAWVYRGVQRRHCYPPSWKRWVLFLIPGATCALVGVCLYIFTETEDNYYYTHSLWHLLVASCVVFLLPPKEKNREASGWSRGWSWRPRVCGYTLCQSDKDELYTVT, encoded by the exons ATGGGATATTGTTTTTTACGCGGTGTCCTTTTCGCGGCCCTGACGGCTTGGACGTTTGCAGACG ATGGACAGGTGACATTTGTCTCAGAGCTCTCGTCCAAACCAGCTCAGAAGTTGTCCAAGTATGGTTGGTATGGCAACGTGAGGCTGCAGAAGTTTCACATACCAGAGGATACTGCCATCGCTCGCTGGCTGTTCTCCGTCACCAAGGGCCACACGTTCCACTGTGGACAGCATAACGTCACCAT CCATATTCAATATGGCGCCCCTCCAGTCATAAACCCGACAGGGACGGTGTTTCCCAATGCAACCCTATGGagcccctgtctgtctctgatcCTTCCTGTGACCTCCGAAACCTCAACGACCTTTAACCTCTCCGATCCTGCTCCCGGTGATTGGTATATTGGTGCCCACTTACCTGAAGATGATGGGCGCATAGAGCAGAAG ggCTTTCCGTCTTGCTCGTACTTCTTCCAGcctcagctgtcaatcaggaGAGCGGTGGACACACCCGTTTTACAGCAGGGCACATTCGTCCAGCAGACCGCAGGGCCTGACAGACCTGCTCGCCTTAA GTTGTATGTTCCAGAGtttgcctcctctctctccgtctccgtgGCTGACTGTTCGTCAGAGGAGGGAGCCCTCAGTGGAAACTGTTCACTGGTCCTCAGGCTTGGCTCTACTTCCCTACAGCGCCGCCCAGTAACAGTGAACTGCTCAGGGATTGGCTGCTCTGCATCTCTTTCTAACCCACCTTGGGATACCTGGTTACGAGTTGTCGTGGAGAGCAGCCTGGACAACCGCACCGTGACCTTTAGTATCGCCTCAAACTGCACAG TGGGGTGCAAGCCAAAAAGTGTTGGCCTTAAAACAGATGACGACATCAGCAAGCTACGCGGCAACAGCAGCTCTACCAACTCGACAGCAGCGAGCAACAGCTCCGTGATTACGGACTCGGTCGACGAATCGGCACCCGTGATCACGCCGCCGCAGTCGGCGTGTGTGTGGAGCATTCCCGTGCTCTACGAGGAGGTGGACGTTCTGTCGCTCCGATTCACTCCCGCCAGTGGACCCAACGTCAGCGTAACAGACGCACACCCCACACTGCTCGCCTACCCCCTGCACACACAAGCCACCGGGGGAACACTAAACCTACAGCTCGCACTCAACACT aCTAATGTGACCCTGGGAAACAGCAGCAGCGTGGTGGCCTGTCTCTCTCCGAGGGCTCCAGTTCTCGAACTCAACCACTCGGAATCATGTCGCACAG CTTTGTTTGGAGGGTACAGCGTTCAGGTGAATGCCAGTGATCCCAAAGCTGTGGTCCGACTGCCTTTTCCTCAGCCAACAACATGGTACCTCACCTTGCAGCTTTCATGcaacag cattGACTGTGGTAATACCTCCTTGGTGTCTGTGGTGCCAGAGGTGTTTATTAGTGCCTGTGTAGAGGACTGTGGGACATACGGTGAATGCCGACTGCTGAGATCCTACAGCTACCTGTACGCTGCCTGCGTCTGCAAAGCTG GCTGGAGCGGTTGGGGCTGCACTGATGACTCGGCAGCTCAGTCCTACAGTCGCCAGTTGACGGCGACGCTGCTGCTCACGCTCAGTAACCTTTCCTTCCTGCCCGCCATCGTTGTGGCCATCAAGCGCTTTTACATCACTGAGGCCACTGTCTATCTTTTCACCATGTTCTTCTCcacg TTTTACCACGCGTGTGACCAGCCAGGTGTAGCAGTCATGTGCATTATGGACTACGATGCCCTACAATACTGTGACTTCCTGGGGTCAGTCTGTTCCATCTGGGTCACCATCCTCTGCATGGCTCGCATCAGAGACGCATTCAAATAT ACTCTGTTCATGCTCGGGGCTTTGCTCATAGCCATGTCAATGCAACTGGACCGCAAAGGCCTCTGGAACCTGTTGGGTCCTGTCCTTTGTGCCGTACTGTGCATGGTCACTGCCTGG GTGTACCGAGGAGTGCAGCGACGTCACTGTTACCCGCCGTCATGGAAACGCTGGGTCCTCTTCCTGATTCCTGGGGCAACCTGCGCCCTCGTCGGCGTATGTTTGTACATTTTCACCGAGACCGAGGACAACTACTACTACACACACTCGCTGTGGCACCTCCTGGTGGCCAGCTGCGTGGTCTTCCTACTGCCGCCGAAGGAGAAGAACAGGGAGGCGTCGGGCTGGAGCAGAGGCTGGAGCTGGAGACCCCGGGTTTGTGGCTACACTCTGTGTCAGAGTGACAAGGATGAACTCTACACTGTGACATAG